AACCTTACGGATTATTGGGTAGATTTTATGTTGATTATGCTAGGAGGCTCGATTGGTAGTTTTGCGACAGTTATCGATAATATCTTAACCGCTATGAGAAAACAGCAACTTCTTCTTATTCCATATACAGGAGGATTTTTGATTTCGTTATTAATTACCAATCTTTTTGTTATGAAATATCATATTTTAGGAGCTGCTTTGAGCTTTTTAATAACAATGTTGGTTTGGTTGGGATTATCCATTATGATTTATCTATTTATTATGAATAGATTTAAGAAGGGAAGAGTTAATGCAACAATCTATGACTAAAGTTAAATATCTTTGGAAAGAAAATAATAACTATATTTATTCGACTTTTTTGACATTACTTCTGACAGTTATTTTATATGCCAATAGTTTAAATCTACCTTTAAAATTTATTAGTCTTCTTTTTGTGGTGAGCACTTTACTGATAGTGTTTTTACCAAAAAAGTTAGAGGTTGCTACGATCATTTTTATTTTAGTATTTGGAACGATATCTGCTATCATATCACCTATAAATGATATTCCTGATGAATATGTTCATTATTCAAGGACAGTTTATATCTCAGAAGGTGATATTAATCTTACCAACAATAACAAAAAGTTAAGAATATCCAAAGATGTTGATAAGCTTATTAAACAGTCAGGAAAAACATTTATAACATCAAACTTGAAAGCAACTAAACACAGCACAAGAGAGTATAGCTATCCTTACATCAAAGGAACTAATGCATATTATAGTTTTTCTTATATACCACAAGCTTTGGGTATTTTAGTAGGAAATGCGCTGGATTTACCTATACTTTTAACATATTATTTCGGAAGATTGTGCAACCTTATTAGCTACGCTATGCTTGCTTTTATAGCTATCAAGTTGTCTGGTTCTTTTAAACAAGTGATAGCTGTTGTTACTTTACTACCTATGAACATTTATTTAGCAGCATCTTTTAATCAAGACGGCTTTGCTATCGGTTTAGTTTTAGTAACAATTGGATTGTTTATTAACTTGCTCTCATCAAAAGATAAATCTAACTATAATACCAAATTCTTCCTTTATTTAGTTCTATGTGGGTTACTAGTTCTTTCAAAATTCACATACTTTTTATTAGTATGCCTTCCATTATTTATTCCTAATGAAAAATTCGGAAAAAATACCAAGTTAGTCATCTTGAAAAAATTGGGAGGACTATTACTCATTTTTCTTTTTGCTGCAATGTGGTTTAGACTTTATGGACAGGTTAAAACCCCATATGTCGCGGATTTTCTAAAAGAAGTAAACGTTAGCCAGCAAGTTAAAAATATGCTAGAATCCCCTATAGTCTATAGCAGTATTATTATTAGACATATGGTAATTAATCTGATTAATATGAATAATATTTTTCAGTTTGGCGCATTAAGCTATGGTATAACGAACCTTTTCCCGCTTTATGTGTGTTTCTTCTTTTTTGTTTATATTAGTAATGCTAGTAAAATAACTATTAATATTGTAGAAAAAATGGGTATAATCTTTGTTATTTCAGCGATTATAGGTGCAACTGTATTAGCTATGTACCTGACTTGGACACCAGTAGGGTCCTCAACTGTCTTAGGTGTTCAAAGTCGTTATCTGATAGGAATTATCCCATTAGTGTTGCTTCTTTTTAGTAGTCAACAGCAAAAGTTCAAACAAATAGAGGATATCCTTTCTGACAAACTGGCTATTCATGTTTCGCTTTTGTTTATTCTTGCAATGTTAATGAGTACTATTTTTAGATATTATCATTAAACTCTTAATTAGAGGCTTTAAAAAACTTAGCTTGAATAAGTATTTTAAAGCCTTTTATGCTATAATTAAATTGAGAAATTATTGAGGTGGCCTATGAAGTACGATAACTTGTTAGATCGATTTATAAAATATGTCAAAGTGAATACAAGAAGCGTTCCAGACAGTGAGACTACTCCTAGTACGGAGAGTCAAGAAGCATTTGCCTTAACGATTTTAAAGCCTGAAATGGAGGCAATTGGTTTGCAAGATGTTCATTATAATCCAGTTAATGGCTATCTTATTGGAACTCTGCCTGCCAATAATCCAACCTTGACGCGTAAAATTGGTTTTATAGCCCATATGGATACGGCTGATTTCAATGCTGAAAATGTTAATCCGCAGATTATTGACAATTATCAAGGAGGGGACATTACACTTGGCAGTTCTAATTATAAGTTGGATCCAAAAGCATTTCCAAATCTTAATAATTATATCGGTCAAACATTGATTACCACTGATGGGACTACACTTTTAGGGGCAGATGATAAATCTGGTATTGCTGAAATCATGACAGCAATAGAATTCTTGACATCACAACCACAAATAGAGCACTGTGACATTAAAGTGGCTTTTGGCCCTGATGAAGAGATTGGGGTCGGAGCTGATAAGTTTGAGGTGGCTGATTTTGAGGTGGATTTTGCTTATACTATGGATGGCGGTCCTTTAGGCGAATTGCAATATGAAACTTTCAGCGCTGCAGCTCTAGAAGTGACTTTTTTAGGCAGAAATGTTCATCCTGGTACGGCTAAGGATCAAATGATTAATGCCCTTGAGTTAGCAATAGATTTTCATGAGAAGCTACCTGCTAAAGATCGGCCTGAATACACAGATGGTTATCAAGGTTTCTATCACTTAACGGGACTAACTGGAACAGTTGAAGAGGCACGCGCATCTTACATTATTCGTGATTTTGAAGAAGCATCATTTGAAGCTAGAAAAGTGAAAGTTGAAAATATAGCTCAATCGATGAATGCTCAGCTAGGAACAAAACGTGTCTTGGTAGAGCTTAATGACCAATACTACAATATGAAAAAAGTTATCGAAAAAGATATGACCGCTATTGAGTTAGCTAAAGAAGTAATGGAAGAGCTTGCTATCAAGCCTGTAATCGAACCCATACGTGGAGGAACAGATGGCTCTAAAATTTCATTTATGGGTATTCCCACTCCTAATATTTTTGCAGGGGGTGAGAATATGCACGGGCGTTTTGAGTTTGTTAGCTTACAAACGATGGAGAGAGCTGTCGATGTCATTATTGGACTTGTTTGCAAAGCCTAATTATCATGGAATTGATATTTAGTGGAAGGGGCTTATAAAAATGATTAAACTATTTGGTAAAATAAGGTATCACTGGCAGCCAGAGTTGTCTTGGTCTATTATTTATTGGTCTATTGCGTTTGCACCTATTTTTGTAGGTTTATCTTTGTTGTATGAGCGCACTGAAATACCTAGTCGGGTTTTTATTCTATTTGCTATTTTTGCTGTCCTAGTTGGCATTGGATTACATCGTTATTTCATTATTGAAAATAATGGTATTTTAAGAATCGTATCTTTTAAATTGTTTGGTCCACGTAAGCTACTTATTTCCACTATTACTAAGATTGAGGTGACCAAATCAACACTTTGTCTGCACGTTGAAGATAAAAGTTATCTCTTTTATATGCGCAAATGGCCTAAAAAATATTTTCTTGATGCCTTAGCGGTTAATCCATACTTCCAAGGAGAAGTTATATTAAGTGATAACTTTATTAAATTAGACTATTTTGAAGTTTATCAGCATGATAAAAAAGCCCTTACTCGAGGGTAAGAGCTTTAGTTGGGCAAGATTTGACAGCTAAAATAGCGTCCTTATCTGAAGGACAAATTGACTGACTTGTTTCAGATGAGCTTGAAAATGTGACGATACCATTGTCATGATAATCAAAAAGTGATGAATAGGTTTGGCATAGACCACAAGCGATGCATTTTTCTGGAATGATAGATACTTTCATAACTATTATTCTAATATGATTTTGTTAAATTAACAAGGGGGGACGATCATGGCTAAAGAACCATGGGAAGAAAAAATTGTTGATGATACTATAGGGACACGAACACGTAAATCAAGAAATGCTTTCATTAGCACGCCTTGGTTGACTGCTTTATTAAGTGTATTCTTTGTCATCATTGTTGCTATACTTTTTATTTTCTTCTATACATCAAATAGCGGTAGTAATAGACAAGCTGAAACAAATGGTTTTTATGGAGCATCCACTCATAAAAAAACAAGGAAAGCTTCTAACGCTAAAAAAACATCAAGTAGTTCAACAACTACAGACACAACACCTTCTAGCGAAGAAACACTTGCTTCTAGTGAAGGAACTGGCGAAACCCTTACTGTATTGGCAGGTGAGGGGGCAGCTTCTATTGCAGCTCGTGCAGGTATTTCTGTGGAGCAGTTACAAGCACTTAATCCAGAGCACATGACTCAAGGATATTGGTATGCCAATCCAGGAGATCAAGTCACTATTAAATAATTGAAGAGGAAAAAATGAAAGCAATTAAAATTGCGATTGATGGGCCAGCTTCAAGTGGAAAAAGTACAGTAGCCAAGATTATTGCAAAAAATCTTGGCTATACTTATCTAGATACTGGTGCTATGTATCGCTCAGCAACTTATATCGCACTGACACATGGCTATACGGGTAAAGAAGTAGCCCTTATCTTAGAGGAACTTGAGAAAAATCCTATTTTCTTTAAAAAAGCAAAAGATGGCTCCCAATTAGTTTTTCTTGGGGATGAGGACGTGACCTTAGCCATTAGGCAAAATGATGTGACTAACAATGTTTCTTGGATCTCAGCTTTGCCAGAAATTAGAGAAGAGCTGGTTCATCAACAAAGACGCATTGCACAAGCTGGTGGCATTATCATGGATGGTCGTGACATTGGAACGGTTGTTCTCCCAGATGCGGAACTAAAAATCTTTTTAGTGGCTTCTGTCGAAGAGCGGGCAGAGCGCCGCTATAAAGAAAACCTAGAAAAAGGAATTGAATCAGATTTTGAGACGCTAAAAGAAGAGATTGCAGCTCGTGATTACAAGGATAGTCATCGTAAGGTTTCACCTCTAAAAGCAGCTGAAGATGCCCTTATTTTTGATACCACAGGTGTTTCTATTGATGGCGTGGTGCAATTTATCCAAGAAAAAGCAGAAAAAATAGTTGACATGTCCTAGAGCCTATGTTAGAATAGTAACAATGAGAAAAGTAGAAGTGAGAGCTTCTCGCCTTGCGACTTAGGTTGTCTGGCCCTAACATGTCAAATTCCTATGGAATATTATGTGTGCGGGCTTGATTTATCAAGTCCGCTTTCGTTTTTCTCTAAAAAAATAAAGAGGTGAAGATCATAGCTAAAAAGGATCTATTCATTAATGATGAAATTCGCGTTCGCGAAGTTCGTCTCGTTGGTCTTGAAGGTGAACAATTAGGTATTAAACCATTGTCTGAAGCGCAATCATTGGCTGATGCTTCAAATGTTGATTTGGTTTTAATCCAGCCACAAGCTGTTCCTCCTGTTGCCAAACTTATGGACTATGGAAAGTTCAAATTTGAGTATCAAAAGAAACAGAAAGAACAACGTAAAAAACAAAGCGTTGTGACTGTGAAAGAAGTTCGTCTCAGTCCAGTTATCGATAAAGGTGACTTTGAAACAAAACTTCGTAACGGTCGTAAATTCCTTGAAAAAGGAAATAAAGTTAAGGTTTCTATTCGTTTCAAAGGACGTATGATTACTCATAAAGAGATTGGTGCCAAGGTACTAGCTGACTTTGCTGAAGCGACTCAAGATATTGCTATCATTGAGCAACGAGCAAAAATGGATGGACGCCAAATGTTTATGCAACTTGCACCAATTTCAGACAAGAAGTAATTGTCACAGTTTCATTATATCTTTAAGAGGAGAATACTAAAATGCCAAAACAAAAAACACACCGCGCATCAGCTAAACGTTTTAAACGTACAGGTTCAGGCGGTTTGAAACGCTTCCGCGCCTTTACATCACACCGTTTCCACGGAAAAACTAAAAAACAACGTCGTCATCTTCGTAAAGCTGGTTTGGTTAGCTCAGGAGATTTCAAACGTATCAAAGCAATGGTTACTGGTCTTTAATTTTAAAGGCAGTAGACATTTACGAGTATTATAAGAATTATTTGAAGGAGAACTATTAATGGCACGTGTTAAAGGTGGCGTTGTTTCACGCAAACGTCGTAAACGTATTTTAAAATTAGCTAAAGGTTACTATGGAGCAAAACACATCTTGTTCCGTACTGCAAAAGAGCAAGTGATGAACTCTTACTACTATGCATACCGTGATCGCCGTCAGAAAAAACGTGATTTCCGTAAACTATGGATCACTCGTATCAATGCGGCTGCTCGTATGAACGGTTTGTCATACTCACAATTGATGCACGGTTTGAAACTTGCTGAAATCGAAGTAAACCGTAAAATGCTTGCTGATTTAGCAGTAGCTGATGCAGCAGCTTTCACAGCTCTTGCTGATGCAGCCAAAGCAAAACTTGGCAAATAAGAAACGCTATACCTAAAAAATAACTTTCTATTACCTATAGAAAGTTATAAAGAAACAAAAATGAAGGAGACGATGGACGTCTTCTTTTTATTATACTCAATATAATAAAAAGCAGTTTCCCATGTTTTATTACCAGTAATGTGGGATATTTAGATGGTAGCAAGGAGTTTTATAGCTGATTTGTTTTCTTTAGGTCTAATTAGCATATTTTGATTACTGATAAACTTGAATATCGCCAATAAAAAAGAAGCAAAATTATTATTTTGCTTCTAGTCAGATCATTAAATTGATTATTCTTTATTTTTGGGGTTATCCTCTTTTAGTTCAGAAGTTGCCGCGTCAGCTTCTACGGGATTTAGTTCTAAGTAAGATGGTGCTTTAAAAAGTTTCTGAGTTGATTTATGACCATTTTTACTGTATAAACTTGTTGACTCTGATCCGAGTTTTGCTGAAATATCTTTCAGTTGTTTTAACTGCTTAGTGTAGATAAACTGGTTAGGATCAATAGCTTTTAGACCATTTTGAGTATCAAAGCGCAGGAGATCACCCGTTTGAATAGCGTCGCTAGCTGCTAGTTGTTGAGCAACAGCAGAGCGAATTTCCTTAGTTTTGGCTATAGTCATTTCATCGGGATTAGTGATTTCTAAACCTGTTTGCGTGTTGTACAGACGTCCACTATAGTTAGTGTATTCAGGAGTCATATAAGTCCCAGATGTTCGTTGTGCCACAATCTGGCTATTTTGAGGTGATAATAAATCTTGTCCTAATTGAACAAACTGACTAGTGTCAATACCAAGTATGTGGAGTAAAGTAGGAAGAGCATCGATTTCACCGCCAAAGGTTTCTTTGATACTACCATTCGTATAACCTGGAATATGGATCATATACGGGACTCGTTGTAGCATAGCATTATCATATTCAGACCAAGTTTCAGAATCTTTACCAAGAAGTGGAGCAAGACTAGAATTACGAGAATTTGAAATACCATAATGATCACCATATAAAACAAAAATAGAATTGTCGTACAAACCAGTGGCTTTCAAGTAATCAAAAAAAGATTTAAGGGCAGCGTCTAAATAATTGGCAGTAGCAAAGTAACCATTGATCGTTTCATCGTCTGTTTTGGCTAAAGGAAAACCTTCTTCACTACTTTCGCCTTTTAGACTAGTATAAGGATAGTGATTACTCACAGTGATAAACTTGGTATAAAAAGGTTGTTGCATCTGTTCAAGATATTTTATGGAATCCTTAAACATGTACTTATCATTTAACCCATATTGAAAAGAGTTCTTACTATTTTGTTTAGAGAAGTAGCTAGAATCAAAAAAATAATTATAGCCCCATTGTTTATAAGCATTATTGCGATTCCAGAAAGTTCCAACGTTACCATGAAAGACAGCGCTGGTATAGCCACCTTTTTGGGCTAAAATACTTGGAGTAGCAAATTGTGTATTTTCACCACCGTAGTTCACCATAAAAGAACCACTATTTAAACCAAATAAGGAATTCTCCATCATGGTTTCAGCATCAGAAGTTTTACCTGCTTTAACCTGATGAAAAAAGTTAGGGAATGCTAAGGTAGCATTTGAGTGATAAAGTGAGTTGATAAAAGGCGTTACCTCATATTCTTTATCTCCTTCTTTTAGTTTATAATCTATTAAGAATTGTTGAAAGCTTTCTAAATGAAGAACAATAATATTTTTGCCTTTTCCAATTCCAAAATACTGAGGATCAGGTGCTGCATAATGTCCTTTGACATAAGTTTTAACATCAATTAATTCTTCTGCAGTAGCTCCATTTCGTTCTTTTTGAGCTTGATAGGTTTGATTGCCGCTATAGAGGGTAAACGCTGGTAGTCCTAAAGCTCTCACAATATAAGTATTTGAAAAGCCACGTGTTAATAGTTCCGGACGATCAATTTCTGCTAAAAAAAGATTAATAGAAAGCAATAGACTAGATAAAGCGGTGATGGCAAATGCTGCGCGCTTGTTAAAAGGACGTTGATCATTTTTGATTTTTTTAGCGATAGATAAACTAATTAGAATAATAAAATCAAGAATATAGATAATATCCCAGATGCGTAAAAGGTTTAAAGCAGAGTCCCCTAATCCAGCGGAGACTTTACTACTAGCTAGCATGGCACTCACTGTAATAAAGTCTGAAAATTCTCGGTAATATATAGAATTTGATATCAAGAGAATGTTAAGGATAATATAAACCACCCAAGAACAGATATAAAAGGCTCGGGTATTCCTAACGTAAAGAGCAACCCCCAAAAGTAAAAAAGCTAGTGGGATTGGATTGATAATAGTTAGAAAGACTTGGTATATATTTCCCAAATCTAGTGAAAAGTCTGTATGATATGCCCACAGGGTCTTTATCCAGTAACAAAAGAGTAGAGTAATTATAAAACCCAATCTTGTGTTGATAAAACCTGTGATAAGTGTTTTAAATTTCTTCACAGTAGCAACTTCCTTATCGTTTTTTCCTAAAGATGTCATCTCCAAATAAAATCTCAGATTAAATTATACCAAAAATGTGAAGCTAATGCTTGTTGTAAGTTCAAATTTAGTAGGATTTTTTATCAGATTTTGTTATAATAAAAACTATGAATAAACTCTATATTGATTCTTTTGTCGAAAAGAAGCTGACAGCAGGGGTACAATTATTAGATGAAAAAGATTTTTCTAATATAAAGGAAAAAAATCAGTTGGTTCAACTGGTGACCAAGTCCAATCGTCCCATTGGAACAGCATATATCTCTAAGCAAAATAAAGGAATTGGTTGGTATCTAGGACCAGAAAAAATCGACTTGTCTATCTCTTATTTTGTTAGTCTATTTTCAGTTGCTAAGGCCAAAAGACAAGATTTTGCTCAATCGGACGAGACCAATGCTTATCGCCTTTTTAATCAAGAAGGAGACGGTTTTGGTGGAGTAACAATTGATCTTTATAAAGATTTTGCAGTCTTTTCATGGTACAATGCCTTTGTCTATGACAAAAAAGAAATGATTATGGAGGCTTTTCAACAGGTTTTTCCTGAAGTCAAAGGAGCTTATGAAAAGTGTCGCTTTAAAGGTCCAGATACTGAAACTGCTCATCTGTATGGTGAGCTGGCACAAGAAACCTTTTCGATTTTAGAAAATGGCATAGCCTATCAAGTCTTCTTGAATGAGGGCTTAATGACAGGTATTTTTCTAGACCAGCATGATGTTAGAAGAGCACTAGTAGATGGTTTAGCTATGGGCAAGTCCCTTCTTAACCTATTTTCCTATACAGCTGCCTTTTCTGTAGCAGCTGCTATGGGTGGTGCTATCGAGACCACTTCTGTGGACTTGGCTAAACGATCGAGAGAATTATCACTAGCTCATTTTGAGCATAACCAGTTAAACTTAGCCTCACATCATTTTGTGGTGATGGATGTTTTTGAATACTTCAAATATGCCAAACGGAAAAAATTAATCTTTGATGTGATTGTGATTGACCCACCAAGCTTTGCTAGAAATAAAAAACAAACTTTCTCTGTGAGCAGGGACTACCACAAATTAATCACAGAGGCCTTGGACATATTGAGTCCTAAGGGAACTATTATAGCTTCAACAAATGCTGCTAATATGACTGTTAGCCAGTTCAAAAAGCAAATTATCAAAGGATTTGGAAGTCGTCGTCCTGAGTCTATGACTCTCCAGCAGCTTCCGAGTGACTTTACTATCAATAAAGCAGATGAAAGAAGTAACTATTTAAAGGTATTTACTATAAAGGTACGAGAATGAGAATTGTAGCACCAGTCATGCCAAGACATTTTGACGAGGCTCAAGCCATTGATATTTCTAAATATGAAGATGTTAATTTAATTGAATGGCGAGCAGACTTTCTTCCCAAGGATGAGATTGTCGCAGTAGCACCAGCTATTTTTGAAAAATTTGCCGGAAAAGAAATTATCTTTACCCTTCGGACCGTTCAAGAAGGGGGGAATATTACCCTTTCAAGTCAGGAGTATGTTGATATTATCAAAGAAATCAATGCTATTTATAATCCAGACTATATTGACTTTGAGTATTTTACGCACAAGTCAGTATTTCAAGAAATGCTTGATTTTCCAAATCTTATTTTGTCTTATCACAACTTTGAAGAGACTCCTGAAAATTTAATGGAAGCTTTTTCAGAAATGACCAAGTTGGCACCGCGTGTGGTTAAAATTGCTGTGATGCCCCAGAGTGAACAAGATGTTCTAGATTTGATGAACTATACCAGAGGCTTTAAGACGCTCAATCCTGAGCAAGAATTTGCAACTATATCTATGGGGAAATTAGGAAGATTGTCTCGTTTTGCGGGAGATGTCATTGGCTCTTCCTGGACATACGTTTCATTAGATCATGTTAGCGGTCCAGGTCAAGTGACTCTCAATGATATGAAACGTATTATTGAGGTCTTAGAAATGGATATCTCTAACTAGTGAATGGTCTAAAAATATTATTTCTACAATAGTTAAGAAATGATGTTTTTAGATTAATGTTTTTAAAATAAGTGGAACCAAAAAGGAGAAAAATTGCGTTATTTAACAGCAGGAGAATCTCATGGGCCATCCTTAACAGCTATTATTGAAGGTATACCAGCAGGATTAACTCTTCATCCAGCGGATATTGATCACGAATTACAGCGACGTCAAGGAGGTTATGGCCGTGGTGCCAGAATGTCTATTGAGACTGATCGGGTTCAAATATCCTCAGGAGTTCGTCATGGTAAAACAACAGGGGCCCCCATTACCTTAACGGTAATTAATAAGGACCACCAAAAATGGCTAGATGTCATGGCTGTAGGAGACATTGAAGAGACTCTCAAGTTAAAGCGTCGTGTTAAGCATCCTAGACCAGGACATGCGGATTTGGTAGGAGGTATTAAATATCATTTTAACGATTTAAGAGATGCTTTAGAGCGTTCCTCGGCTAGAGAAACAACGATGAGAGTGGCTGTAGGCGCTGTTGCTAAACGTATCTTAGCTGAACTTGGAATTGATATGTTACATCATATCTTAATATTTGGTGGTATAACGATCACAATACCTTCTAAGCTCTCTTTTAGAGAGCTGCAAGAAAGGGCTCTCCATTCAGAATTATCTATTGTTAATCCAAAGCAAGAAGAAGAAATTAAAACGTATATTGATAAGATAAAAAAAGAAGGGGATACCATTGGTGGTATTATCGAAACGATAGTTCAAGGGGTGCCAGCAGGTCTTGGATCTTATGTCCAATGGGATAAAAAATTAGATGCCAAGCTGGCTCAAGCAGTTCTTTCCATTAATGCTTTTAAAGGGGTGGAATTTGGAGCTGGGTTTGATATGGGATTCCAAAAGGGCTCTCAGGTAATGGATGAAATCACCTGGACACCTACCCAGGGCTATGGTCGTCAAACAAACCACTTAGGTGGCTTTGAAGGTGGCATGACCACAGGACAACCTCTTGTTGTTAAAGGGGTTATGAAGCCCATTCCTACTTTGTATAAACCACTCATGTCGGTAGATATTGATAGTCATGAACCTTATAAAGCAACGGTGGAACGCTCTGATCCGACGGCCTTACCAGCTGCAGGGGTTATCATGGAAAATGTGGTGGCGACGGTGCTTGCCAAAGAGATTTTAGAGACTTTTTCTTCTACTACCATGTCTGAATTGCAAAAAGCTTTTTCGGACTATCGTGCCTACGTCAAGCAATTTTAGATAGCGAGATACTGGCTTTTATGGTATCATACAGGTATTAATGAACAAAAGGAGACTGTCATGTCACAAGAAATTTATGACTATGCTAATCAACTTGAAAGAGCAGTTCGTGCTCTGCCAGAATACCAAAAAGTGTTAGAAGTAAAAGAGGCCATTCAAGCAGACGTTAGTGCTAGCGAACTGTTTGATGAGTTTGTCGCTATGCAAGAAAAAATCCAAGGGATGATGCAATCAGGCCAAATGCCAACGGCTGAAGAACAAACAAGCATTCAAGAACTTAGCCAAAAGATTGAAGCTAATGACCAGCTAAAAGCTTATTTTGAAGCGCAGCAGGCCTTATCTGTTTACATGAGTGATATTGAGCGTATTGTATTTGCTCCGTTGAAAGATTTAGTCAAGTAAGCCAATTAAGATAGGAAAAAAACAGATTGCTGGCAGCTCGTCAGGATCTGTTTTTTAGTGTTTATTTTCTTTGTATCAGAAAGTTGAGCCTCTTTCTTATTTGTGATATAGTCAAATAAAGTGACCAAAATAGCAGGCCAGTAGTGGCTTTAATGAAGGCAAGTTGTCTGCTAACTGGCTGTGCTAAAACATCAGTATTAGAAAGTAAAAGGTGATAAAAATGGTTATTCCTTATGATTATATTGTTATTGGTGGAGGGAGTGCAGGTATTGCTTCTGCGAACAGGGCAGCCATGCATGGGGCCAAAGTATTGTTAGCTGAAGGTAAAGAGATTGGGGGAACCTGTGTTAACCTAGGCTGCGTTCCTAAAAAAGTCAT
The genomic region above belongs to Streptococcus pyogenes and contains:
- the infC gene encoding translation initiation factor IF-3, with amino-acid sequence MKIIAKKDLFINDEIRVREVRLVGLEGEQLGIKPLSEAQSLADASNVDLVLIQPQAVPPVAKLMDYGKFKFEYQKKQKEQRKKQSVVTVKEVRLSPVIDKGDFETKLRNGRKFLEKGNKVKVSIRFKGRMITHKEIGAKVLADFAEATQDIAIIEQRAKMDGRQMFMQLAPISDKK
- the rpmI gene encoding 50S ribosomal protein L35; protein product: MPKQKTHRASAKRFKRTGSGGLKRFRAFTSHRFHGKTKKQRRHLRKAGLVSSGDFKRIKAMVTGL
- a CDS encoding LTA synthase family protein; this encodes MKKFKTLITGFINTRLGFIITLLFCYWIKTLWAYHTDFSLDLGNIYQVFLTIINPIPLAFLLLGVALYVRNTRAFYICSWVVYIILNILLISNSIYYREFSDFITVSAMLASSKVSAGLGDSALNLLRIWDIIYILDFIILISLSIAKKIKNDQRPFNKRAAFAITALSSLLLSINLFLAEIDRPELLTRGFSNTYIVRALGLPAFTLYSGNQTYQAQKERNGATAEELIDVKTYVKGHYAAPDPQYFGIGKGKNIIVLHLESFQQFLIDYKLKEGDKEYEVTPFINSLYHSNATLAFPNFFHQVKAGKTSDAETMMENSLFGLNSGSFMVNYGGENTQFATPSILAQKGGYTSAVFHGNVGTFWNRNNAYKQWGYNYFFDSSYFSKQNSKNSFQYGLNDKYMFKDSIKYLEQMQQPFYTKFITVSNHYPYTSLKGESSEEGFPLAKTDDETINGYFATANYLDAALKSFFDYLKATGLYDNSIFVLYGDHYGISNSRNSSLAPLLGKDSETWSEYDNAMLQRVPYMIHIPGYTNGSIKETFGGEIDALPTLLHILGIDTSQFVQLGQDLLSPQNSQIVAQRTSGTYMTPEYTNYSGRLYNTQTGLEITNPDEMTIAKTKEIRSAVAQQLAASDAIQTGDLLRFDTQNGLKAIDPNQFIYTKQLKQLKDISAKLGSESTSLYSKNGHKSTQKLFKAPSYLELNPVEADAATSELKEDNPKNKE
- a CDS encoding DUF2142 domain-containing protein, yielding MQQSMTKVKYLWKENNNYIYSTFLTLLLTVILYANSLNLPLKFISLLFVVSTLLIVFLPKKLEVATIIFILVFGTISAIISPINDIPDEYVHYSRTVYISEGDINLTNNNKKLRISKDVDKLIKQSGKTFITSNLKATKHSTREYSYPYIKGTNAYYSFSYIPQALGILVGNALDLPILLTYYFGRLCNLISYAMLAFIAIKLSGSFKQVIAVVTLLPMNIYLAASFNQDGFAIGLVLVTIGLFINLLSSKDKSNYNTKFFLYLVLCGLLVLSKFTYFLLVCLPLFIPNEKFGKNTKLVILKKLGGLLLIFLFAAMWFRLYGQVKTPYVADFLKEVNVSQQVKNMLESPIVYSSIIIRHMVINLINMNNIFQFGALSYGITNLFPLYVCFFFFVYISNASKITINIVEKMGIIFVISAIIGATVLAMYLTWTPVGSSTVLGVQSRYLIGIIPLVLLLFSSQQQKFKQIEDILSDKLAIHVSLLFILAMLMSTIFRYYH
- the pepT gene encoding peptidase T, with protein sequence MKYDNLLDRFIKYVKVNTRSVPDSETTPSTESQEAFALTILKPEMEAIGLQDVHYNPVNGYLIGTLPANNPTLTRKIGFIAHMDTADFNAENVNPQIIDNYQGGDITLGSSNYKLDPKAFPNLNNYIGQTLITTDGTTLLGADDKSGIAEIMTAIEFLTSQPQIEHCDIKVAFGPDEEIGVGADKFEVADFEVDFAYTMDGGPLGELQYETFSAAALEVTFLGRNVHPGTAKDQMINALELAIDFHEKLPAKDRPEYTDGYQGFYHLTGLTGTVEEARASYIIRDFEEASFEARKVKVENIAQSMNAQLGTKRVLVELNDQYYNMKKVIEKDMTAIELAKEVMEELAIKPVIEPIRGGTDGSKISFMGIPTPNIFAGGENMHGRFEFVSLQTMERAVDVIIGLVCKA
- the cmk gene encoding (d)CMP kinase, with translation MKAIKIAIDGPASSGKSTVAKIIAKNLGYTYLDTGAMYRSATYIALTHGYTGKEVALILEELEKNPIFFKKAKDGSQLVFLGDEDVTLAIRQNDVTNNVSWISALPEIREELVHQQRRIAQAGGIIMDGRDIGTVVLPDAELKIFLVASVEERAERRYKENLEKGIESDFETLKEEIAARDYKDSHRKVSPLKAAEDALIFDTTGVSIDGVVQFIQEKAEKIVDMS
- a CDS encoding ferredoxin, which encodes MKVSIIPEKCIACGLCQTYSSLFDYHDNGIVTFSSSSETSQSICPSDKDAILAVKSCPTKALTLE
- a CDS encoding SAG1386/EF1546 family surface-associated protein, with protein sequence MAKEPWEEKIVDDTIGTRTRKSRNAFISTPWLTALLSVFFVIIVAILFIFFYTSNSGSNRQAETNGFYGASTHKKTRKASNAKKTSSSSTTTDTTPSSEETLASSEGTGETLTVLAGEGAASIAARAGISVEQLQALNPEHMTQGYWYANPGDQVTIK
- the rplT gene encoding 50S ribosomal protein L20: MARVKGGVVSRKRRKRILKLAKGYYGAKHILFRTAKEQVMNSYYYAYRDRRQKKRDFRKLWITRINAAARMNGLSYSQLMHGLKLAEIEVNRKMLADLAVADAAAFTALADAAKAKLGK
- a CDS encoding EbsA family protein encodes the protein MIKLFGKIRYHWQPELSWSIIYWSIAFAPIFVGLSLLYERTEIPSRVFILFAIFAVLVGIGLHRYFIIENNGILRIVSFKLFGPRKLLISTITKIEVTKSTLCLHVEDKSYLFYMRKWPKKYFLDALAVNPYFQGEVILSDNFIKLDYFEVYQHDKKALTRG